The genomic region CGCGGTACGGGTCGAGATCGGCGACGACCAGGATTCCGGCGTCGCCAGATCCTCGCGCGCCGGCACGAAGCGCAGCGTGAAGGCCGGTCCCACCAGCCGCGGCAAACCGGGGCGCAGCGGACGCGCGCCGCGCATCCACACATTGCGCAGGCCCTTCTTCAGCAGGACCGTGGTGATGGTGGCGGTGGTGATGCCGGCAAGGGTCTTGCGGGCTTCGGGGGACAGCGACATGGACGAGAACGAGCTCCAAGGTGCGGGAAAGAACGCGCGCATCTTGCGAGCCGCAGGCCCTGCGTCAAGGGCCAAGAGGCTAGCAATTACGCAGGGCCGCCGAGCTGTTATGCGACGCGATAACAAGGGTTTATCGCGGGCCCTTGGATTAATTTATTGGACTTGCGGGCGCATTTACGCGAAGCAGGGACAAGCGGAACTCAAGGTCGAGCCCGCGTTCCCAAGAAGCCCGATTTCGACAGCGCTCTGACAGCTCAATGGCCGCGACGCTTCCCCCGCCCCGCCTTCTGCCCAGTGGCGACAGTGCCGTCACGGTCGAGTTCAGCCGCACCATCGACGACGATGCCAACCAGCGCGTGCTGGCGCTCGACAAGGCGCTGCTAGCTGCGCCCATCGACGGCGTCACCGAGACCGTGCCGACCTATCGCTCGCTGCTGGTCCATTACGATCCCGGCAAGATCGGCTTCGATGCGCTGGGCGAAAAGATCCTCCCGATCGCCACCCGGCCGCTGCCGCCGGTCACCAGGGCGCGCCGCTGGCGCGTTCCGGTCGCCTATGGCGGCGAGCACGGCATCGACCTCGAGGACGTCGCCAAGACGCTGGGCACCACGCCAGATGACATCGTGGCCCGGCATTCGGGCGGCGACTATAAGGTTGCCATGATCGGCTTCACGCCGGGCTGGTCCTATCTCAGCGGCCTCGACAAATTCCTGCACATGTCGCGACGGCAATCACCGCGGCTGCTGACGCCGGCCGGCACGATCTCGATCGGCGGCGTCCAGGCCGGCATCCAGTGCCTGGCCGCCCCGAGCGGCTGGCACCTGCTCGGCCGCACCCCGGTGCGAACCTATCAGCTCCACCGCAATCCGACCTTCCTCACCGAGCCCGGTGACCGCGTGACGTTCTACGCCATCGACCACAAGACATTCGAGGACATGGACCGCGCCGCGGAAGCCGGTGAGATCGTCGCCGAGCAGGTGGACGCATGAGCCGGCTCGTCGTTGCCAGCATCGGCCCTGCCAGCTCAGTCCAGGACGGCGGCCGCCATGGCGCCCAGCGCTACGGCTTGACGGTGAGCGGAGCGATGGACCGGCTGTCGCTTGCGGCTGCGAACACTCTGGTCGGCAACGCACCGTTCGCGGCCGCTATCGAGATCGGCCCGTTCGGCGCCTCCTTCATCGCCCGCGACGGCGCCGTCCGCGTGGCGATATCCGGCGCGCCGCGCAATGCGGACGTCGCCGGCAGCCCGGTCGCGATGGACACCTCGGTGACGTTGAAGGACGGCCAGACGCTGACGCTCGGCTTTGCGCGCGGCGGCGCCTTCACCTATCTCGCGATCGAAGGCGCCATCAAGGGCGAGAAGGTGTTCGGCAGCCTCGCGGTGAACGCCCGCGCCGGCCTCGGCAGCCCCTACCCGCGCCCACTCCAGGCCGGCGACGAATTCACTGTCGATGCCGCGAGCGGTGCCGAGGAGCTGCGGATCGAGCTGCCGAAGCCGGCGGCAGGTCCAATCCGCGTG from Bradyrhizobium sp. CB1015 harbors:
- the pxpB gene encoding 5-oxoprolinase subunit PxpB: MAATLPPPRLLPSGDSAVTVEFSRTIDDDANQRVLALDKALLAAPIDGVTETVPTYRSLLVHYDPGKIGFDALGEKILPIATRPLPPVTRARRWRVPVAYGGEHGIDLEDVAKTLGTTPDDIVARHSGGDYKVAMIGFTPGWSYLSGLDKFLHMSRRQSPRLLTPAGTISIGGVQAGIQCLAAPSGWHLLGRTPVRTYQLHRNPTFLTEPGDRVTFYAIDHKTFEDMDRAAEAGEIVAEQVDA
- a CDS encoding biotin-dependent carboxyltransferase family protein, which gives rise to MSRLVVASIGPASSVQDGGRHGAQRYGLTVSGAMDRLSLAAANTLVGNAPFAAAIEIGPFGASFIARDGAVRVAISGAPRNADVAGSPVAMDTSVTLKDGQTLTLGFARGGAFTYLAIEGAIKGEKVFGSLAVNARAGLGSPYPRPLQAGDEFTVDAASGAEELRIELPKPAAGPIRVLLGPQDDEFDDANKALFLDSEWKISATSDRMGYRLEGPAIRHLHGHNIVSDGTVNGSIQVPGNGAPIALMMDRGTSGGYPKIATVITADIGRLAQTSAGTAFRFKAVSMAEAQDEARKFAQLIQSLPDRLRSSDTVALNIEALSDANVAGHAVNAVDAATWQVGSGVTG